Proteins encoded together in one Carya illinoinensis cultivar Pawnee chromosome 3, C.illinoinensisPawnee_v1, whole genome shotgun sequence window:
- the LOC122305713 gene encoding protein FAR1-RELATED SEQUENCE 6-like isoform X1: MRKMNDGFISVMDVDDEFRVRNVFWADARSRAAYEYFGDVITFDTTYLTNRYGMPFAPFVGVNYHGQSILLGACLISSEDTSTFVWLFEAWLECMNGRAPQAIITDQDRAMKNAIGIVFPDTKHRYCLWYIMQKLPEKLGSHSEYNGLKYAIQNAVYDTQSCEEFEEKWGQLMHQYDVTDNAWLQGLYTERSFWVPVYLKGVFWARMSTTQRSESMNAFFDRFVRSGTTLKEFVDQFDNALRKKVETETTTDFLSYNQTIPCVSPFKIERQFQSLYTNAKFKEVQAEVWGMLLCNPSLVSTQGSISTFDVFEEISTPDGQSKIMKYKVYLNVEEFEVKCTCALFEMRGIICRHAFKVFQMKYIHALPEKYVLERWRKDKKRRYTLVKSCYDDCWVNADARRYDLVVKMCIRFASRVSRNEEHVNAFFHFLDEFEQKLVGVEPMSCSTKVRENVDADKGKKVLSPLVVRGKGRPPTRRKVPMVEKATGKRKKKQTYRKIFVDESQSVDHPVSELGTNVDEVVIPTQQSNVTQVTIPANDEVILHDFPILHFYIFQ; this comes from the exons atgaggaaaatgaaTGATGGCTTTATATCCGTTATggatgttgatgatgagttcCGAGTTCGGAATGTCTTTTGGGCTGACGCAAGAAGTCGAGCGGCATatgaatattttggagatgtgaTCACATTCGATACAACATACCTCACAAATAGGTATGGTATGCCATTTGCTCCCTTTGTCGGTGTCAACTATCATGGACAGTCCATACTCTTAGGGGCATGTTTGATTTCAAGCGAGGATACAAGTACTTTTGTGTGGTTGTTTGAAGCATGGTTAGAATGTATGAATGGACGGGCACCCCAAGCTATCATAACAGACCAAGATAGGgcaatgaaaaatgctattGGCATTGTATTCCCGGACACAAAGCATAGATATTGTCTCTGGTATATAATGCAGAAACTACCTGAAAAATTGGGATCCCATTCAGAATACAACGGGTTGAAGTACGCCATTCAGAATGCCGTCTACGATACACAGAGTTGTGAAGAATTTGAGGAGAAGTGGGGGCAGCTAATGCATCAGTATGATGTTACTGATAATGCATGGTTGCAAGGGTTGTACACCGAGAGGTCATTTTGGGTACCAGTTTACTTGAAAGGTGTATTCTGGGCTCGTATGAGCACTACCCAACGATCTGAAAGCATGAACGCCTTCTTCGACAGATTTGTGCGTTCCGGTACGACATTAAAAGAATTTGTCGATCAATTCGACAATGCTTTGAGGAAGAAGGTTGAGACGGAGACGACAACCGATTTCCTGTCCTATAACCAAACAATCCCATGTGTATCCCCATTCAAAATTGAGAGACAGTTTCAATCACTGTACACGAATGCAAAATTTAAAGAGGTCCAAGCAGAGGTTTGGGGGATGCTTTTATGTAATCCTTCACTTGTCAGCACACAAGGTAGCATTTCTACCTTCGATGTTTTTGAAGAAATTTCCACCCCCGATGGACAGTCAAAAATTATGAAGTATAAAGTTTACTTGAATGTAGAAGAATTTGAAGTTAAATGCACTTGTGCCCTATTCGAGATGAGGGGGATTATCTGTAGACATGCATTTAAAGTTTTTCAGATGAAGTACATTCATGCTTTGCCAGAGAAATATGTGTTGGAACGATGGAGGAAAGATAAAAAGAGAAGATACACACTGGTTAAGAGTTGCTATGACGATTGTTGGGTCAATGCGGATGCACGACGATATGACCTTGTTGTTAAAATGTGTATAAGATTTGCATCACGTGTATCTCGAAATGAAGAGCATGTCAATgcattctttcattttttggaTGAGTTTGAGCAGAAGTTGGTAGGAGTGGAGCCGATGTCATGTTCAACAAAGGTCAGAGAAAATGTGGACGCCGACAAGGGTAAGAAGGTATTAAGTCCACTGGTTGTTCGGGGGAAAGGGAGGCCGCCAACGCGAAGAAAGGTCCCGATGGTCGAGAAGGCTAcaggaaagagaaagaagaaacag ACTTATAGGAAAATATTTGTCGACGAATCACAAAGTGTTGACCATCCGGTGTCGGAACTTGGTACTAATGTTGACGAGGTTGTTATTCCAACCCAGCAAAGTAATGTAACACAAGTTACGATTCCAGCCAATGATGAGGTTATTTTGCATGATTTCCCCATTCtgcatttttatattttccaaTAA
- the LOC122305713 gene encoding protein FAR1-RELATED SEQUENCE 6-like isoform X2, with protein MRKMNDGFISVMDVDDEFRVRNVFWADARSRAAYEYFGDVITFDTTYLTNRYGMPFAPFVGVNYHGQSILLGACLISSEDTSTFVWLFEAWLECMNGRAPQAIITDQDRAMKNAIGIVFPDTKHRYCLWYIMQKLPEKLGSHSEYNGLKYAIQNAVYDTQSCEEFEEKWGQLMHQYDVTDNAWLQGLYTERSFWVPVYLKGVFWARMSTTQRSESMNAFFDRFVRSGTTLKEFVDQFDNALRKKVETETTTDFLSYNQTIPCVSPFKIERQFQSLYTNAKFKEVQAEVWGMLLCNPSLVSTQGSISTFDVFEEISTPDGQSKIMKYKVYLNVEEFEVKCTCALFEMRGIICRHAFKVFQMKYIHALPEKYVLERWRKDKKRRYTLVKSCYDDCWVNADARRYDLVVKMCIRFASRVSRNEEHVNAFFHFLDEFEQKLVGVEPMSCSTKVRENVDADKGKKVLSPLVVRGKGRPPTRRKVPMVEKATGKRKKKQTYRKIFVDESQSVDHPVSELGTNVDEVVIPTQQSNVTQVTIPANDEATPSLPCER; from the exons atgaggaaaatgaaTGATGGCTTTATATCCGTTATggatgttgatgatgagttcCGAGTTCGGAATGTCTTTTGGGCTGACGCAAGAAGTCGAGCGGCATatgaatattttggagatgtgaTCACATTCGATACAACATACCTCACAAATAGGTATGGTATGCCATTTGCTCCCTTTGTCGGTGTCAACTATCATGGACAGTCCATACTCTTAGGGGCATGTTTGATTTCAAGCGAGGATACAAGTACTTTTGTGTGGTTGTTTGAAGCATGGTTAGAATGTATGAATGGACGGGCACCCCAAGCTATCATAACAGACCAAGATAGGgcaatgaaaaatgctattGGCATTGTATTCCCGGACACAAAGCATAGATATTGTCTCTGGTATATAATGCAGAAACTACCTGAAAAATTGGGATCCCATTCAGAATACAACGGGTTGAAGTACGCCATTCAGAATGCCGTCTACGATACACAGAGTTGTGAAGAATTTGAGGAGAAGTGGGGGCAGCTAATGCATCAGTATGATGTTACTGATAATGCATGGTTGCAAGGGTTGTACACCGAGAGGTCATTTTGGGTACCAGTTTACTTGAAAGGTGTATTCTGGGCTCGTATGAGCACTACCCAACGATCTGAAAGCATGAACGCCTTCTTCGACAGATTTGTGCGTTCCGGTACGACATTAAAAGAATTTGTCGATCAATTCGACAATGCTTTGAGGAAGAAGGTTGAGACGGAGACGACAACCGATTTCCTGTCCTATAACCAAACAATCCCATGTGTATCCCCATTCAAAATTGAGAGACAGTTTCAATCACTGTACACGAATGCAAAATTTAAAGAGGTCCAAGCAGAGGTTTGGGGGATGCTTTTATGTAATCCTTCACTTGTCAGCACACAAGGTAGCATTTCTACCTTCGATGTTTTTGAAGAAATTTCCACCCCCGATGGACAGTCAAAAATTATGAAGTATAAAGTTTACTTGAATGTAGAAGAATTTGAAGTTAAATGCACTTGTGCCCTATTCGAGATGAGGGGGATTATCTGTAGACATGCATTTAAAGTTTTTCAGATGAAGTACATTCATGCTTTGCCAGAGAAATATGTGTTGGAACGATGGAGGAAAGATAAAAAGAGAAGATACACACTGGTTAAGAGTTGCTATGACGATTGTTGGGTCAATGCGGATGCACGACGATATGACCTTGTTGTTAAAATGTGTATAAGATTTGCATCACGTGTATCTCGAAATGAAGAGCATGTCAATgcattctttcattttttggaTGAGTTTGAGCAGAAGTTGGTAGGAGTGGAGCCGATGTCATGTTCAACAAAGGTCAGAGAAAATGTGGACGCCGACAAGGGTAAGAAGGTATTAAGTCCACTGGTTGTTCGGGGGAAAGGGAGGCCGCCAACGCGAAGAAAGGTCCCGATGGTCGAGAAGGCTAcaggaaagagaaagaagaaacag ACTTATAGGAAAATATTTGTCGACGAATCACAAAGTGTTGACCATCCGGTGTCGGAACTTGGTACTAATGTTGACGAGGTTGTTATTCCAACCCAGCAAAGTAATGTAACACAAGTTACGATTCCAGCCAATGATGAG GCTACGCCAAGCTTGCCATGTGAAAGATAG